Proteins found in one Terribacillus sp. DMT04 genomic segment:
- a CDS encoding nucleotidyltransferase family protein: protein MHFQPVIKLLEEHEVPYSIGGSLLLFLKGLSVQPNDVDLLVKPENFSQAKQVLQKRAVQIEDKPPQGRYITKACTTFTMLDNIQVDLMADFAVTYEDALFRMPFTAVKEQTTAGILPLGSMEAWSVIYWLLPNKEAKRKLMERYFQLHGLSNRHILEEARRIGMPAKADHAIGKLLNKRN, encoded by the coding sequence TTGCATTTTCAGCCGGTTATAAAACTGCTGGAGGAGCATGAGGTGCCCTATAGCATTGGCGGTTCGCTGCTTTTATTTCTAAAAGGACTGTCTGTCCAGCCGAATGACGTGGATCTGTTGGTAAAGCCAGAGAACTTTTCCCAAGCGAAACAAGTGCTGCAAAAACGAGCCGTTCAAATAGAGGATAAGCCGCCTCAAGGACGTTATATAACAAAAGCATGTACTACTTTTACCATGTTGGATAATATACAAGTAGATTTGATGGCCGACTTTGCTGTTACATATGAAGACGCTCTTTTCCGGATGCCTTTTACTGCAGTTAAGGAGCAAACGACTGCTGGTATATTGCCGCTTGGCAGCATGGAGGCTTGGTCTGTGATATACTGGCTGCTACCAAATAAGGAAGCAAAACGGAAGCTGATGGAGCGCTATTTCCAATTACATGGTCTTTCTAACCGTCACATTCTAGAGGAAGCGCGCAGGATAGGTATGCCGGCAAAAGCGGACCATGCAATAGGTAAGCTTCTGAATAAACGTAATTAA